GAACGCGTCCCGGGACACCGAGCGGCGCAGCTCCCCGGCCCCGTACCGCCAGTGCCGGCGCGCTATCCGCCAGGAGCCGGGCCAGGCCAGCGTGGCGCCGAGCTCGCGCGGTCTGACCGTCGACCAGTCGTAGCCCTCGCGGGCCAGCGCGGGCACCGCGTTCGGACCGACGTGCACGCTCTTGTCGATGCCGCGCGTGAGATGGACGCCGAGGAAGGGGAACGCCGGGTCCGGCACCGGATAGACCAGGCCGCGCACGAGCTCGGGGCGGGCCAGCTCGAAGTACTCACCCCGGAAGGGGACGATCCGCATGCCGGGGTCGTCCCCCGCGAGCCGGGCGATCCGGTCGCAGTGCAGCCCCGCGCAGTTCACCAGGACGCGCCCCCGGACGACATCCCCGGCGGCCGTGCGCACCGCGACACCACGCTCCGCGCGGCGGTCGATCTGCATCACCTCAGCGCCGTACCGGATGTCCGCGCCCGAGGCCTCGGCGAGATGCCGGGCCACGGAGGCGTAGTCGGCGACACCCGTCGTGCCCACGTGGATCGCGGCGAGGCCGCGCACATACGGCTCGTACTCGCCGATCTGGGCGGGGCCGAGCTCCCGCACCGGAATCCCGTTCTCCCTGCCGCGCTGGACCAGGGCGTGCAGGCGGGGCAGCTCGTCGCGCTCGGTGGCCACGATCAGCTTGCCGGTGACCGCGTGCGCGACGCCGTACTCCTCGCAGAACTTGACCATCTCGGCCGCGCCCCGCACCGCGAAGCGGGCCTTGAGCGATCCGGGGCGGTAGTACACACCGCTGTGGATGACCCCGCTGTTACGCCCCGTCTGGTGTCTGGCGGGGCCGTGCTCCTTCTCCAGGACGGTCACACGGGTTCCCGGTACCGCGCGCGTGAGGGCGTACGCCGTCGACAGACCGACGATCCCGCCGCCGATCACCAGCACATCGCAGTCGTACCCGCTCGTCATCACCGTGCCTCACCTCCCGACCCCGATACTGCACTGCGCCACTGACAACGCGTTCAAACCCGGGCGGTAGCCGTTCGGCTGGACCGGTTCTTCACACCTCTGCCCTACGCCGGCGCCATCAGGAGCGGCCTCGCCCTCTCCCGCAGCTCCACCACGCGCGGCTCGTCCCCGTACGGCTCGAGGCGGTGCAGCAGATCCTTCACGTACTCGGTGGTCCGGGCCGACGAGATCCGCCCCGCCACCTCCAGCGCGCGCGTGCCCTGCTCGCACGCCGCGTCCAGGTTCCCCGACTCCAGCTCGGCGACCGCCGACACCACGAGGCGTAACCCGTGCGAGCGCACGAACTCCTCCGTGGGCTTCGACAGGGCCTGCTCCGTGAAGCGCCGCACCTGGCGGGGTGCCTTCAGGTCGCGGTAGCACTCGGCGGCGTCGGCGGCGAGGCGGTCGTACGAGTAGAAGCCGAGCCACGACGGGTCGTGGTCCCCGTCGCGCGCCCGCTCCAGCCAGCCCTCCGCGGCCCGCAGCGCGGCACCCGCGGCGTGCGCGTCACCGGCGCGCGCGTGTGCGCGTGCCTCCACGAGCCGGAAGAAGCTCATCGTCCGGGCGGTGGCGAGCCCGCGATTGCGCTCCAGGGCGGCCTGCGCCAGATCCACCCCTTCGTCGCCGAACCCGCGGTACGTCGCCTGGAGCGACATCGACGCCAGCACGTAGCCCCCCAGGGGCACGTCCGCCGCCGCGCGCGCGAGCCGCAGCGCCTGGATGTAGTAGCGCTGCGCCGCCTCCTGCTGGCCCGTGTCGAACGCCATCCACCCGGCCAGGCGCGTCAGTTCGGCGCTCGCCCCGAACAGGGCGCGCCCCACGTCGTCCGAGTACGCGCCGAGCAGCAGCGGGGCCGCCTCGACGCGCAGGCACTCGGGGACCATCGACGAACGCCAGTCGCCGCCCCCGTACTTGGAGTCCCAGCGCCGCGCGTCCTCGGCCGCCTCGCGCAGTTTCCGGACGTCACTGTGGCCGACCTTCTGAGGCGTGTTGTCCCCGCCGCTCTCCAGCGGCTGGGCGTCGCGTGCGACCGACGAGTCGGCCGGCGTTATCAGCCATCTCGACGCGGGCGTCGCGTACGCGCTCACCGCGAACGATCCGGCCAGCGACTGCCAGATGCCGCCGCCCGTGCGGCGGCCCGCGAGGTCGAGGCGGTACAGCTCCGTCGCCGACTTCACCGCCGCCCCCACGTCGCGCGGGAAGGCGAGGCCCACTTCGGGCGCGGGATCCGCGTCCGCCAGGCCGATCTCGTGCAGCGGCACGGGCCGGCCCAGCTTCTGGCCGATGGCGGCGGCGATGAGGTGCGGCGCAGCGCCCTGCGGCACCATGCCCTTGGAGACCCAGCGAGCCACCGAGGTCTTGTCGTAGCGAAGCGTCAGACCGCGTTGCGCGCCAAGGTCGTTGACCCGCCGCGCCAGGCCTGCGTTGCTGATTCCCGCGAGGGCGAGAACGGTGCCGAGTTTCTCGTTCGGCCCGCGTTGCTCCCTGGACATGCGCCACCCCTCGACACAGCCGGCTGCCGCGGTGGCATAACCGCGCGGCATTCGTACACCCAGCGTAGTTCGCCGGATCCCA
The DNA window shown above is from Streptomyces sp. NBC_01445 and carries:
- a CDS encoding MFS transporter, giving the protein MSREQRGPNEKLGTVLALAGISNAGLARRVNDLGAQRGLTLRYDKTSVARWVSKGMVPQGAAPHLIAAAIGQKLGRPVPLHEIGLADADPAPEVGLAFPRDVGAAVKSATELYRLDLAGRRTGGGIWQSLAGSFAVSAYATPASRWLITPADSSVARDAQPLESGGDNTPQKVGHSDVRKLREAAEDARRWDSKYGGGDWRSSMVPECLRVEAAPLLLGAYSDDVGRALFGASAELTRLAGWMAFDTGQQEAAQRYYIQALRLARAAADVPLGGYVLASMSLQATYRGFGDEGVDLAQAALERNRGLATARTMSFFRLVEARAHARAGDAHAAGAALRAAEGWLERARDGDHDPSWLGFYSYDRLAADAAECYRDLKAPRQVRRFTEQALSKPTEEFVRSHGLRLVVSAVAELESGNLDAACEQGTRALEVAGRISSARTTEYVKDLLHRLEPYGDEPRVVELRERARPLLMAPA
- the lhgO gene encoding L-2-hydroxyglutarate oxidase, with translation MTSGYDCDVLVIGGGIVGLSTAYALTRAVPGTRVTVLEKEHGPARHQTGRNSGVIHSGVYYRPGSLKARFAVRGAAEMVKFCEEYGVAHAVTGKLIVATERDELPRLHALVQRGRENGIPVRELGPAQIGEYEPYVRGLAAIHVGTTGVADYASVARHLAEASGADIRYGAEVMQIDRRAERGVAVRTAAGDVVRGRVLVNCAGLHCDRIARLAGDDPGMRIVPFRGEYFELARPELVRGLVYPVPDPAFPFLGVHLTRGIDKSVHVGPNAVPALAREGYDWSTVRPRELGATLAWPGSWRIARRHWRYGAGELRRSVSRDAFTAAVRRLLPAVTADDLVPAPAGVRAQAVLRDGTLVDDFLIREAPRTVHVLNAPSPAATASLPIGREVARRALAALGSQAAGCELRS